A window of Chryseobacterium sp. IHB B 17019 genomic DNA:
AAACGCCTGACAGAATCGGAAAAGCCGGAATTCACAAAATAGGGTTGGGCGTTTTGCTCGGTCTGGAAGATTGGAGAGTCGATAGCTTTTTTAATGCGTTACACATCGATTATCTTCAAAAGCAGTATTGGAAAAGTAAATTTTCCGTTTCATTTCCGAGACTTCGACCTGCCGAAGGAATCATTGAACCGAATTTTATCATGTCTGATAGAGATTTATTACAATTAATTTGCGCCTATAGAATTTGGAACGAAGATCTGGAAATTTCTATTTCAACAAGAGAAAATGAAAAGTTTAGAGATAATATCATTTCATTGGGAGCAACGGCGATGAGTGCGGCTTCAAAAACGAATCCCGGTGGTTATGCGGTTGATAAAGAGTCTTTGGAACAATTTGAAACCAGTGACGAAAGAAGCATGGAGGAAATTAGAAATATCATTAAAAAAGCAGGCTATGATCCTGTGATGAAAGACTGGGATTCTGTTTATAGTGGAATTTAAATCTAGAAATTATTTAACGCAATGTTCGCAAAATTTTTCATCCAACTATCATATCTCTCCGTTCGCAAAGGCGTTTCACTCTGCAAATGATAGATGTTATTTTTCGCCCTGGCTGAGTGAAGCGCCTTTGCGGACAAAAAATATGCAGTAAAACTTTAAAACTAACCTTGAGATCTTTGCATTAAAAACAAAATTTAAAATGATTCAACCATAACTTATTTATGAAAAGCGAAGACACTTTTGCACGATACAGCCGACAGATTTTTATTGAAGAAATAGGACTTGAAGGTCAACGAAAAATCATGAATTCAAAAGTTCTTGTCATTGGAGCCGGTGGTTTGGGAAGCCCAGTTATTCAGTATTTGGCGGCGGCGGGAGTTGGGACTTTGGGAGTTGCAGACTTTGATGAGGTTGAACTACATAATTTAAACCGACAAATTATTCACAATGAAAATTCGGTTGGGATTTCAAAAGTGAAAAGTGCAGAACAGTTCGTGAAAAACCTTAATCATCAAGTCGATTTTATCGGAATTGAAAGCAAAATCAATGATTCAAATGCAGAAGAAATCATTTCTCGGTTTGATATTATTGTTGATGGTTCGGATAATTTTAAAACAAGGTATTTAATTAACGATACTTGTAAAAAGCTTTCTAAACCGTTGGTTTACGGAAGTATTTTAGGCTTTTCGGGGCAGGTTGCTATTTTCAATTTTAAAGGAAGCAAAAACTTGAGGGATATTTTTCCTGAACCACCTTTGGATGAAAATCTTCCGGATTGTGACAGTCTCGGAGTTTTGGGAGCCCTACCGGGAATTGTTGGGAGCATGATGGCAAATTTGACATTGAAAATAATGACTGATTTGCCTTTACACGTCAATCAATTAACATTAATTGATACTTTAAACTGGAGATTTCAGACTCTTGATTTCTAATTTCCAAGAAAGAATATTTCTATCTTTTGTGGTATGTGAAAAAGCATTTTATTTTGTTTTAGTTAATTTAATCCGAATATTATTTTGAATTTGTTATTTATTTTGGGTAATGTTTATTTAAAATGTATATTTAAGATTAATTTAATCCACATCCAAATGAAACATTTTTACAAATCTTTCTCTCTTCCGGAGAGGGGAAAAAAGTTTTTTACGCCAACCATACTTGGGGTTGCATTATTTTTAGGAATATATAACACGGCTCAGGTAAGTACCTATAGCTTTACCCAGTCGGCAGGGAGTTTTTCGGCTATTAGCGGAACAAATTTAGATATTGCGACGGGTAATACCTCTACAACTAATCTTAACAGCGCTGTTTATCCTGTAACATTACCTTTTAACTTTGTTTTTAATGGAATTTCTTATAGTTCCATGAATGTATCGACGAATGGTTTTGTAACATTCGGGGCAACAGCACCTTCCACGACAACTACAACACCTATTTCCTCTACAACTGCCTATGAAGGAGCTATTGCGGCTTTCGGAAGAGATATCAGCAGTATGTATGAAATTAACGGGACTACAGGAAGTATCAGTTGGGAAACTTTGGGGACGGCTCCCAACCGTGAGGTTGTTGTTCAGTGGAAAAATTTCCGCCCAAACAGCAGTACTTCTGTAACGGCAGCGTATGCATTTGCATTTCAGATAAGATTACATGAAACCACAAATGTTATTAATACCGTATATGATACCGGAGGTTATATTATAGGTAACACTGCTTTGTCCGGAACTGTACAGATTGGTTTAAGGGGAAATTCTAATGCTGATTTTAATAACAGGCTAAATGCAACATCACTGGAATTCATAAGTTCTACTCCAGGTACTGCGAATTCGAGTACACAGAATTTTCATACAATTAATGCTGTTCCGGGAATGCCTACTGCTGGATTAACGTATACCTGGACTCCACCTACATGCTGGGTTCCACAAACGTTAACCGTAGTATCCACTGCAACAAATTCAGCAAATATCACATGGCAGGCTCCTTCCACCGCACCGGCGAGTTATGATATTTATTACAGTACTTCAAGTACACCGCCAACTTCTTCTACACCTCCTACAATGCCAAACTTTGCGGGTACGACAGCTACATTAAGTCCGCTGACGGCTGCAACAACGTATTATGTTTGGGTAAGATCAAATTGTGGTTCAGGTAATTTCAGTGCATGGTCTTTATTACCTGTACAATTTACTACACAATGTCAGCCGCCTGTAGTTTCTTCAACTACTCAGGCTACGGTCTGTCCGGGAAGCACAGCAACTTTATCAGCAGTGACAACGGATCCTGCAGCTGTTTTGACTTGGTATGACGCAAGCTCAGGAGGAAATGTCGTAGGTACAGGAAGTACTTTTACGACACCTGCACTATCTGTTACGACTCCATATTATGTTTCTGCTACCAACGGAACTTCTATGTTTGTAGGTCCGGCAACTCCGAATTCTATGGCAGCACCGGCTATAACAGGAGCAATTAATACTTATTATATTCAGTTTGAAGTGACAAATCAGCCGCTAACTTTAGTTTCGACAGATGTATTTCCGGAATCGGCAGGACAAAGTACAACGCTCGAAATTTTACAGGGACCAACATCATTTAGTGTAATTAATACCATTCCTTTCACTTCCACAATTGCAAGTGATGGAACAACACCTCAGACAGTTCCTATCAATATGACACTGACGCCGGGAACTTACAGAATGAGAATGTCCGGTGGAAATTATTACAGAAATTATCAGAGTAATGCGGTTTTCCCATATTCAATTCCTAATTTCAGTATTACAACAGGCTCAAATGCAGCTTCCGATTCTTATTATTTTATGTATAATCTTAAAGTAAATTCGGGATGTGAATCTCCAAGAACAACAGTAATGGCAACCGTAGATGCCAATTGTTTGTCTACTTCGGAAGTAAAATCAAAAGATTTGCTGAAGGTTTATCCTAATCCTTTCACGGATGTTATTAACATTGACAGGCCGGAGATGGTAAAATCAATTCAGGTAACTGATGTTTCCGGAAAATTAATTAAAAATAACGTCAAAGCAGAATCAGTTTTAAGGTTTAATGATCTTTCGCAAGGTTTATATATTTTAATTCTTGATATGAAGGACGGAACGAAACAATCCATTAAAGTGATTAAGAAATAATAAAAAGAAACGGCTCAGATTAATGAGCCGTTTTTTTATTGTTTAAGTTATTGTCCTGGCTGTATTACACCGCCATTTTCTTCTTTTTTGGTACTGTTCAGGATGTTTGGATCTTCTTTGGCCAACTTATTTTTTGTTGGGATTTTATAATTGATTGATAAACCAAAGTTTCTCGTATCATATTTATTCCTCATATAAACAGCTTCTCCGGAAGGCGGATTGGAACGCACCTGCATTACCTGCCCGTTGAAAATATCATTCGCAAAAACAGAAACCGTAAGACGGTTATCCATAAATTTCTTTGTTAAAGTTATATCTAAAGAATTATTAAATGGTTTTTCCGCCGTGAAATAAAAATATCCTGCTTTTGGCGTTAAATAACTGTAATTTGCCGTTAATTTAATCTCTTTCGGCAAAATAATTTGCGTCATAATATTAAAAATCCAGAAACCTTTATTGTTTAGATTGTCAATGTCATGCTTTTGATAACCCGCGTACAGATACATGAAATTAATTTTATCAGGATTAAAATTAAACTTCATAATCTCACTGATCGGCTTACTGAAAACCATAAACGGAATCGGAAGCCCCACATTGAAGTTGTGAATCTTCATATTGGAAATATTCACCTGCTCATTGTACAGGTTTTTACCATCTTTTCTAATGATCTGAGCCACCTGATTTTTCGCCGAACTTACACTGTATCCGATGAAAGCATAATCGAAGGCCGAAACTTTCAATTCATAATTATCAAAAATTGTTGGCTGTAGATTCGGGTTACCTGTTACCTGTGTATTGGGTCCCTGAAACGTTGTGTTGTTCGGGTTTAAGGCAGAAATACTCGGTAAGCTGATCTTTTTATTGTAATTTGCAGCAACATACACTTGGTTCATTAAGTTGTACTGAACGCTTGCATTCGGGAATAATTTAAATTTATTAAATGGAATTAAATCCTTCTGAACCACAGTATTTGTACTGTCCAACACTCTCGTAACTCCCGAAATATCGTAGTTTTCTGCACGTGTCCCTAAAATAAAGTCAAACTTTTTCAACTTAGCCTGGAATTCCAGATAAGTTGCTGTAGTTTGTCTTTTATATTCTAAATTCGTTAAACCTTTGCTTTCCGTATCAAAATCCTGATTTTCATATAAACCTCCCAAGCTTACTTTTCCACCGTCAAGAATTTTCAATGGTTGAGAATAATCGACTTTAAAATTGGCGATTCTCATATCGGATTTGTTGCTTAAAACATTTCCTGCTGTAAATGAAAATGCTTCTTCCGGATTGTAAAATGTACCTCTTCTGAAAATGTTATCCTGATCAAATTTGCTGTCCGATTTTGTATATCCAAACTGGAAATCTAATTTCTGAGCTTTATCATCAAATCGTTTTTGATAAGTGACAACCGCTTCCTGTCTCGTATTCAAAGTATGCGCGGCATCGGAAGCATCAAAAATAAAGTCTCTGTAATAAAATTGTTCAGGGTTGGTGTTGGGAATTGTAACTTTTTCAGCTCCTTCACCATCACTCAAGGTGTAATTGTCATTGTTATTGTGATAAATATCGTAGTTTAATAATAATCTGTCATCCCCAAGATCAAAAGTCAACCCTGATTTTGCAAAATATCCGCGTCCGTATCTGTCTGTATTGCTTCGTAACAAATCATTTTGATTAGTAGTAAGCATACTTTCACGATAGTTTTGACCGATGTTCAATTGCCATCCGAAAATTTTATTTCTTGCATTTAAGTTTAATGAATTACTCGTTCTGCTTCGGAATTTATCGTAATTGGTGAAAGAATAATTTCCTGAATAAGTTGCCGTTAAATATTTATTGGCATTTTTATTCGTGATAATATTCATGATCGCACCTCCGGAAGTGGCCGGGAATTCTGCGCCGGGCTGCGTGATCACTTCAATTCTGTCCACTGAATTGGCAGGCATGCCTTCAAGAAAAGAATTTAATTCGTTGGAGGTAATATTTAAAGGTCTTCCGTTAAGATAAACATCTAAAACTTTTCCTTGATACATCATTCCTGCAATGTCTGTAGAAACAAGGCCGGGAAGTTTTTTAATTCCTTCTAAAACATTCCCGTTATTGAGTTGCGGCTGTTCTGAGAAATCAAAAATGGTACGGTCAGCTTTTTGTTCAACAGCTTTTTTAGTTTTAGTGATCGTAACTCCTTCGATTTGTTTTTCTTTGGTTTGATTATCAGGCTTTTCCTGGGCATAGGTAAATATTGAGCCTAAAATCAGCAACGGAATAGTTATTTTTTTCATAATGTTTTTTCTACTTCTATCAGTTAGACGCTGAAAAATAAGTTTTGTTACAAAAAAAGGTCTTGCAAACGCAAAACCTTTATTATGATTAAATATGAAGTTTAATTTATAACATCCCTTTCATTGCTTTTTCTTCCTGATAAATTCTTATGATTAAAATAACAAGATAAACCGGAAGTACAAACATCATCGTTTTCCAGGCATTACATAATAAGGTAACGCCAATGATTTCGGGAATTACATTTAAAAAATAATTCGGGTGGCGGACAGTTCTGAACAAAAATGATTTTACAATTTTATGATTGGGAACGATGAAAATTTTCACCGTCCAAACTTCACGAAGCGCATAGATTACATAAAATAGCATCAAATATGAAAATGTAAGAATACATAAACCGATTTTTAAGTAAAGATTGAATTCAACATTGTTGGTATATGCTTCATAAAACGAACCTCCGTAAACAGCGATGTGAGCAAGAGTTAGTAATAACGAATTTAGTTTTCCGTATTCTATAGCCCCTGATTTTTTTATTCTTTGCTCGTTTTTGATGGAAATAAAAATTGTAATGAGTCTTACAGCGAAGAAACAGATTAAAATGATGGAAACAGTATTCACGATGATAATTTTTTTTGATCAGTGCAAAAGTAAAGATTTTTCTTCATATCGTGAAATAATATGGGATTAAAAACACAAAAAAAGCAGCTCCAATTGGAACTGCTTTACTTATGATTAATTTAATCTAACAATTAATTTTCTTGTTGTTTAATCAAGTTTAATGCAGAACCAGCTTTAAACCAATCGATTTGCTGAGCATTGTAAGTATGATTTGCCATAACAATGTCTTTCGTTCCGTCTGCGTGAACGAATTCTAAAGTCAATTGTTTACCTGGAGCGAATTGCTCAAGATCTAGGAAGTTTACAGTGTCGTCTTCCTGGATTTTGTCATAATCAGCTTCGTTTGCAAAAGTTAATCCAAGCATACCTTGTTTTTTAAGGTTAGTTTCGTGGATTCTCGCGAATGATTTTACCAATACTGCTTTTACTCCAAGATGTCTTGGTTCCATTGCAGCATGCTCTCTTGAAGAACCTTCTCCGTAGTTTTGATCTCCCACAACGATTGAAGGAACTCCTGCAGCTTTGTAAGCTCTTTGTACAGCAGGAACTTCTCCGTAAGAACCGTCTAGTTGGTTTTTAACTTTATTAGTTTCCATGTTGTAAGCATTTACGGCTCCAATCAACATGTTATTTGAAATATTATCAAGGTGACCTCTGTATTTCAACCATGGTCCGGCCATAGAAATGTGGTCAGTTGTACATTTTCCGAAAGCTTTGATCAATACTTTAGCTCCTTCGATATTTTTACCGTCCCAAGCCGGGAACTCTTCTAATAACTGAAGTCTGTCTGAAGTAGGGCTTACATTTACCTGAACAATAGATCCGTCTGCTGAAGGCGCTTGGTATCCCGCATCTTCTACTGCGAATCCTCTTGCCGGCAATTCAGAACCTTTAGGCTCATCTAATTTTACCTGCTCACCGTTTTCAGCTGTTAAAGTATCTGTAATCGGGTTGAAGTCTAATCTTCCAGAGATCGCTACAGCAGCTACCATTTCAGGAGAAGCTACGAATGCGTGAGTATTTGGGTTACCGTCAGCTCTTTTTGCAAAGTTTCTGTTGAAAGAGTGGATGATAGAGTTTTTCTCACCTTTTTCAGCGCCTTCTCTGTCCCATTGACCGATACATGGCCCACAAGCATTAGTAAAGATTCTTGCGTTCTCAAATTTTCTGAAAGAATCTAAGAATCCGTCTCTCTCAGCTGTATATTTTACCTGCTCTGAACCTGGGTTGATTCCCAAAATAGCTTTTGGCTTTACACCTTTGGCTACAGCATCTTCTACAATAGAAGCAGCTCTTGACAAATCTTCGTAAGAAGAGTTGGTACAAGAACCGATCAAAGCCCATTCAACTTCTAATGGCCATCCGTTTGCTTCCGCTTTAGCTCTGAATTCAGAAACAGGAGTCGCTAAATCCGGAGTGAAAGGTCCGTTAAGATGAGGAGTAAGTTCAGAAAGGTTGATTTCGATTAATTGATCAAAATATTGATGAGGGTTTGCATATACTTCAGCATCACCCGTTAAGTGCTCAGCAATTTTATCAGCAGCATCTACTACATCCTGTCTTCCTGTAGCAGCCAGATATCTTCTCATGGAATCATCATACCCGAAAGTAGAAGTTGTAGCCCCAATTTCAGCACCCATGTTACAGATAGTACCTTTACCGGTTGCCGAAAGAGATTCTGCTCCTTCCCCGAAATATTCTACGATGCATCCTGTCCCACCTTTTACAGTAAGAATTCCTGCTACTTTTAAGATAACGTCTTTGGCAGAAGTCCATCCGCTCATTTTACCAGTTAATTTTACACCGATAAGTTTAGGCATTTTAAGTTCCCAAGCCATTCCCGCCATTACATCTACTGCATCAGCACCACCTACACCGATGGCTACCATTCCCAATCCTCCCGCGTTTACCGTGTGAGAATCTGTACCGATCATCATACCTCCAGGGAATGCATAATTTTCCAATACAACCTGGTGAATGATACCAGCTCCCGGTTTCCAGAATCCGATTCCGTATTTATCACAAACGGAACTTAAGAAATTAAATACCTCAGAGTTTTTATTGATACCTTCCTGTAAATCTTTATCTGCACCTACCTTTGCCTGAATCAGGTGATCGGCATGAGCTGTAGAAGGAACTGCAACTTTGCTTTTTCCTGCCTGCATAAACTGTAAAAGTGCCATCTGTGCAGTTGCATCCTGCATTGCTACCCTGTCCGGAGCGAAATCCACATAGGAATTCCCTCTTTCATAAACTTGTGTAGCATTACCCTCCCAAAGGTGAGTGTATAGTATTTTTTCTGATAATGTAAGAGGTTTGCCCACGATTTGTCTTGCCGCAGCAATTCTTTCCGGGTAACGCTCGTACACTTTTTTGATCATATCGATATCAAATGTCATATCTCAAAAACGTTTTAAAATTATCAAACAATTAAAATGTTCCCAAAATTACGAATTTTTAATATTTTATCGGAGTTAAATTATTTAGATTCTTTATAAATATGAATTTTATATTTTCTATTTTTGGTCGTATTTTTGCAACCAAATGATGGATATGAAAAATGTAGTTCAATTTTTATGCGT
This region includes:
- a CDS encoding outer membrane beta-barrel family protein, whose translation is MKKITIPLLILGSIFTYAQEKPDNQTKEKQIEGVTITKTKKAVEQKADRTIFDFSEQPQLNNGNVLEGIKKLPGLVSTDIAGMMYQGKVLDVYLNGRPLNITSNELNSFLEGMPANSVDRIEVITQPGAEFPATSGGAIMNIITNKNANKYLTATYSGNYSFTNYDKFRSRTSNSLNLNARNKIFGWQLNIGQNYRESMLTTNQNDLLRSNTDRYGRGYFAKSGLTFDLGDDRLLLNYDIYHNNNDNYTLSDGEGAEKVTIPNTNPEQFYYRDFIFDASDAAHTLNTRQEAVVTYQKRFDDKAQKLDFQFGYTKSDSKFDQDNIFRRGTFYNPEEAFSFTAGNVLSNKSDMRIANFKVDYSQPLKILDGGKVSLGGLYENQDFDTESKGLTNLEYKRQTTATYLEFQAKLKKFDFILGTRAENYDISGVTRVLDSTNTVVQKDLIPFNKFKLFPNASVQYNLMNQVYVAANYNKKISLPSISALNPNNTTFQGPNTQVTGNPNLQPTIFDNYELKVSAFDYAFIGYSVSSAKNQVAQIIRKDGKNLYNEQVNISNMKIHNFNVGLPIPFMVFSKPISEIMKFNFNPDKINFMYLYAGYQKHDIDNLNNKGFWIFNIMTQIILPKEIKLTANYSYLTPKAGYFYFTAEKPFNNSLDITLTKKFMDNRLTVSVFANDIFNGQVMQVRSNPPSGEAVYMRNKYDTRNFGLSINYKIPTKNKLAKEDPNILNSTKKEENGGVIQPGQ
- a CDS encoding isoprenylcysteine carboxyl methyltransferase family protein, which produces MNTVSIILICFFAVRLITIFISIKNEQRIKKSGAIEYGKLNSLLLTLAHIAVYGGSFYEAYTNNVEFNLYLKIGLCILTFSYLMLFYVIYALREVWTVKIFIVPNHKIVKSFLFRTVRHPNYFLNVIPEIIGVTLLCNAWKTMMFVLPVYLVILIIRIYQEEKAMKGML
- a CDS encoding Ig-like domain-containing protein; its protein translation is MKHFYKSFSLPERGKKFFTPTILGVALFLGIYNTAQVSTYSFTQSAGSFSAISGTNLDIATGNTSTTNLNSAVYPVTLPFNFVFNGISYSSMNVSTNGFVTFGATAPSTTTTTPISSTTAYEGAIAAFGRDISSMYEINGTTGSISWETLGTAPNREVVVQWKNFRPNSSTSVTAAYAFAFQIRLHETTNVINTVYDTGGYIIGNTALSGTVQIGLRGNSNADFNNRLNATSLEFISSTPGTANSSTQNFHTINAVPGMPTAGLTYTWTPPTCWVPQTLTVVSTATNSANITWQAPSTAPASYDIYYSTSSTPPTSSTPPTMPNFAGTTATLSPLTAATTYYVWVRSNCGSGNFSAWSLLPVQFTTQCQPPVVSSTTQATVCPGSTATLSAVTTDPAAVLTWYDASSGGNVVGTGSTFTTPALSVTTPYYVSATNGTSMFVGPATPNSMAAPAITGAINTYYIQFEVTNQPLTLVSTDVFPESAGQSTTLEILQGPTSFSVINTIPFTSTIASDGTTPQTVPINMTLTPGTYRMRMSGGNYYRNYQSNAVFPYSIPNFSITTGSNAASDSYYFMYNLKVNSGCESPRTTVMATVDANCLSTSEVKSKDLLKVYPNPFTDVINIDRPEMVKSIQVTDVSGKLIKNNVKAESVLRFNDLSQGLYILILDMKDGTKQSIKVIKK
- a CDS encoding aconitate hydratase, whose protein sequence is MTFDIDMIKKVYERYPERIAAARQIVGKPLTLSEKILYTHLWEGNATQVYERGNSYVDFAPDRVAMQDATAQMALLQFMQAGKSKVAVPSTAHADHLIQAKVGADKDLQEGINKNSEVFNFLSSVCDKYGIGFWKPGAGIIHQVVLENYAFPGGMMIGTDSHTVNAGGLGMVAIGVGGADAVDVMAGMAWELKMPKLIGVKLTGKMSGWTSAKDVILKVAGILTVKGGTGCIVEYFGEGAESLSATGKGTICNMGAEIGATTSTFGYDDSMRRYLAATGRQDVVDAADKIAEHLTGDAEVYANPHQYFDQLIEINLSELTPHLNGPFTPDLATPVSEFRAKAEANGWPLEVEWALIGSCTNSSYEDLSRAASIVEDAVAKGVKPKAILGINPGSEQVKYTAERDGFLDSFRKFENARIFTNACGPCIGQWDREGAEKGEKNSIIHSFNRNFAKRADGNPNTHAFVASPEMVAAVAISGRLDFNPITDTLTAENGEQVKLDEPKGSELPARGFAVEDAGYQAPSADGSIVQVNVSPTSDRLQLLEEFPAWDGKNIEGAKVLIKAFGKCTTDHISMAGPWLKYRGHLDNISNNMLIGAVNAYNMETNKVKNQLDGSYGEVPAVQRAYKAAGVPSIVVGDQNYGEGSSREHAAMEPRHLGVKAVLVKSFARIHETNLKKQGMLGLTFANEADYDKIQEDDTVNFLDLEQFAPGKQLTLEFVHADGTKDIVMANHTYNAQQIDWFKAGSALNLIKQQEN
- a CDS encoding HesA/MoeB/ThiF family protein — protein: MKSEDTFARYSRQIFIEEIGLEGQRKIMNSKVLVIGAGGLGSPVIQYLAAAGVGTLGVADFDEVELHNLNRQIIHNENSVGISKVKSAEQFVKNLNHQVDFIGIESKINDSNAEEIISRFDIIVDGSDNFKTRYLINDTCKKLSKPLVYGSILGFSGQVAIFNFKGSKNLRDIFPEPPLDENLPDCDSLGVLGALPGIVGSMMANLTLKIMTDLPLHVNQLTLIDTLNWRFQTLDF